CCGGACTGACCGGCAACATCTACATCGCCGTCTTCGCCGGCTTCCTCGTCGGCGTGGGCTGTGCGTTCTCCGAGGGAGCAATCTTCGCGCAGGTGCCCGCGATGTTCCCGGACAACTCGGGCACCGTCGCCGGCATCGTCGGCGGTATCGGAACCGTCGGCGGCTCGGTCTACCCGCTGCTGTTCGCCGCGCCGTTCCTCCCGAACCTGCACATGGGCTATGCCGTCGTCGCGCTCACCATGATCCAGATCCTGGCGCTGACCGCCTGGGTGTTCCAGCCGGGGATCGCCGAGAACGCGACTGAAGACGGCTGGTTCGTCTCCGAGAACCCGGCCGCAACCTCGAGCACCGTGAACGCACCGAGCGACGACTGAGACTATCTGCTGTAAGTCAGTTCCGGTGGGGCCGTGACCCGTCTGACGGTCCCACCGGCAAATTGGTACAGCAAACCGTATGAGACCGGTGGCCGCCGCCTCAAGTGGATCTTCCGTCGCTGACTGATTTTCACGAGCTTTGGACAGTCTCCGTTCGGAGGATTACGCCCTTTAGCGCCCGCACTGTCGGCCACAGTATGCCGATTCGACCGCCGACGAAAGACGACCTCCGCGCATTCGGTGACTCGCTGTTTCTCGACCTCACCGACGAGGAACTCGAGTTCTTCGCCGAGATGGCCGAGCACCGAGCCGAGGCCTACGAGACGGTTCGCTCGTACGACCCCGTCTCGCGCCTCGGCGGGAGCGAGCGCCGCGAGCGCAGCGCCGGCGTTCGCGTCCCGGACGAGGAGAACCCGCACAACGCCTGGGTGAACCGCTGTTACGTGGCCGGTGATGACGGCGGCGAACTGGACGGGATGGACGTTGCGATCAAGGACAACGTCTGCGTCGCCGGCGTCGAACTGACCTGCGGCTCGCAGGTCGTCGAAGGCTACGTCCCCGACGTCGACGCGACGATCGTTACCCGACTGCTCGAGGCCGGCGCGGACATCACCGGCAAGGCGAACATGGACGATTTCGCCATGACGACGACGGGCCATAGCGCGTTCGGCACGATCACGAACCCCCACGACGACGACCACCTCGCGGGGGGCTCGAGCGGCGGGAGCGCCGTCGTCGTCGCGACCGGCGAGGCCGACGCAGCCATCGGCACGGACCAGGGTGGCAGCGTCCGGATTCCGGCCGCGCTCTGTGGCGTGGTGGGCCACAAGCCGACCTACGGACTGGTTCCCTATACCGGCTGCATCGGCCTCGCACACGCGATCGACCATCCGGGACCGATGGCGTCGGACGTCGAGACCGTCGCGCGAATTCTCTCGGTGATCGCGGGCAGCAACGAACGCGACCTGCGAGCCGCGAGCCCCGTTCCGGTCGAGCCCTACCACGAAAACCTGGACGGCGATGCGTCCGATCTCTCGATCGGCCTGCTCCAGGAAGGGTTCGACCAGCCGGACGCCGACGAGCGCGTGCTCGAGTGCGTTTACGGCGGCCTCGAGACACTCGAGGAACGCGGCGCAAGCCTCGAGGACGTCTCCGAGCCGATGCACCGCGACGCGGAGGACATCCACACCGTCTGTACGGCGGAGGGCCTGCTCGACGCGATGATCGGGGAGGGGCTCGGCCACGGCTGGAAGGCCTGGTACAACACCTCCTGGATCGAGTTCTTCGGCTCGGCGCGGCGGGTACAGGCCGACGACTTCCCCGCACCACTCAAACTCTCCCTGCTCGTTGGTGCCTACGCGAACGAAACGTACCATTCGCGGTACTACGCCGACGGGATGAACCTCGTCGTCGAATTGACCGAGCGCTACGACGCGTTACTCGAGGAACGCGACCTGCTGGCGATGCCGACGACGGTGCGGACCGCGCCCGAACACGAGTCCGAGTTGGATCAGTACGATCGGCTGCAAGAAGAGAAGGTCCCCGCCAACACGACCGCGTTCAACCGGACCGGCCATCCCGCGATCAGCGTTCCAGTCGGCGAGGTCGACGGACTACCAGTCGGGCTGATGCTGGTCGGGTCGCGGTTCGACGACGCGACGGTGCTCGACGCGGCGGAGAGCCTCGAGTCGGCGCTCGCGGGTAGATGATCGGACTCGTAGGGGCGTACTCGAGTCGGCGTTCGACCCCGTAGGGACGTGCTCGAGTCGGCGGAGACGCCCCGGAAAGGTCGGGTCGGCTACTCGCTCGAATCCGCGACCATCGACGCGAAGTTCTCGACGACGCGAGTCGCGTTCACATCCTCGAACCCGTGATCGTCGTCCGCCCAGTCGAAATCCGCCACGAGTCGGTCGCGCAGGTCGGCGGTGAACTCGGGGTGGAATTGGATCGTCCACAGCGGGGCCGTTCGGTGGCGCGTCGCGAACGCGTGGTAGTAGTCGGCCGAGGCGACGACCGCCATATCGTCGCCGACCTCGGTGACCACATCGCCGTGCGTGACGGGGACGACGGACGAGACGTCGTCGAAGAGCGGGTCGTCGGCGAGGTCAGCGTCGACGGGCCGCGCGGTCGTCCCGACGTGTTCGACGGTTCCACCGAGCGCCGCGTTGGCGATCTGGTGGCCGAAACAGACCCCGAGCGTTGGGAGCTCCCGGTCGATCAGTTCGCGGACGAGTCGCTGCTGGTCGGCGATCCACGGCCGCTCGTCGACCTCGTAGACCCCGGCCGTGCTCCCCGTGAGGACGACGCCGTCCGCACGCTCGAGGTCGGGGCGCTCGCCGGCGGGATAGTCGATCTCTCGGGTGCCAGGGGCGGCGCTCGAGACGAATCCCGCGAGCGCGTCGCAGTGGTACTCGGCGTCGGGATCGACCTCGTTGCGAACGACGACGATCGTCGGCGAATCCATTAACGAGCGTTGGATCCATCCGAAAATAGCAGTGTCGGTCGATCGGTGTCTCCGGGAATCCGTCCGAGACGAGAACCGGTCCGTCGAGTTGCTCGTTCGAGACCGGACACGCTTTAGAACCGGCTCACTCCTCGGGTTCCTCGATGAGCCGTGCGATATTCATGAACGTATCGAACTTCGGAGGCGCGCCCTGAATCTGGACGGTCCCCTGCTCTCGATCGTACTGGACGAAGTCGACCTCGGCTGCTCGCGGAAGGTGCGTGTGCGTCAGCTCGATCGCGATATCTTCGAACGCATCCGCCGACGGATCCGTCGGAGTCGGCTCGTCCTCCCACTCGTCGATCCGTTCGACGAGTTCGCTGATAGCCACTGGGCCGTCTCGCTGATCGAGATAGTACAACGCGTACCGTCGGCGCTTGTCCTCGAGTAAGTCGAACACGGTACCTAAGTTCACCATGCCCGAGAGTAGCACGGCGCGGATTTAGGTTCGCACGACCGTTTTTCACGGAGTTGCCACGTCAGAGACCGATTACGGCAGCGACATAGGATGTTACCGGAGTGAGGCGGGGGAGCAACATCGGCGGAGACGGACAGAGAGTCGACGCTCGAGACACCGGTTACGGATCGGTTTCGCTGAACGGAGCCCGGCCAGCGATTGCTCCCATCCAACCGATCGGCCGGTCGATCACACAGCCGTTCGACCGATTACGCCGGACTCGAGCCCGAGCGCCCGCCACCGATCAGTTTGAGCAGCCCCTGGGCGGCCAGACCGACGACCATCCACTTCCAGGCGAGGACGGCGACGCCGAGCAGCAAGATCGCCCGAAGTCGCTTCCCGTTACTGAACGACTTCTTCGCCTCCGAGAGCACCGAAACGACCGTCAGTGACCGCGTCGCGGTCGAGCCGAGGAGTTTCTTGAGTACCATACCTGTCCTTGGGGATCCGACTGGATAACGAGCGCCCCGGAGCGCGCAAGCGTCGAGCGGTCGAATCGAGAACAGCCGGAGAGCGGCTTATTCCGGATCGAAGCCACCGACGAGGTACTCGAGTGCGAACAGTGCGATCGCACCGAGAGCCGCCCAGCCGAAGGTCAGCGCGATCGTCTCGGTCGTCCACGCGTGCGTCTCGCCGATGTTGTGCAAGGGAGCCGGAACTGACCCGGCGATGAGACTCACCAGGAAGACGAGCGTCAGGTCCCGCTGGCGGGCCAGCGCGGCGCGGACGACGCGAGCAATCGTAACGAGTCCGACGAGGCCGCCGGCGACGAACAGTGCGACGGTCGCTCCGGGATCGACGACGGCCGCGAGCGATCCGCCACCGGCGAGATCAGCGAGCGCACCGACGAACGCGCTCAGTTCCGAGGAGAGGAAGACGTACTGCCCGAGCAGGATCAGGATCAGCGAGCCGGAGATTCCCGGCAGGATCATCGCGCTAATGGCGATTGCGCCGGCGACGAAGATCACGGTTCGGCCGCCGCCGGGAAGCTGGACGATATCGGCCGAGACCAACAGCGCGAGCGTCGCCCCTGCTACCGCCGTGACGACGTGTCTCGACGAGGCGAACTCGAGGCTCCGGCCGAGCGCGATCGCCGAGGCGGCGATCAGCCCGGTAAAGAACCCGAAGAGAGCGACCGGGTGGGAGTCCGCGAGCGACGAGACGGCCCCGGCGATGAGCACGACCGCAGTGACCATCCCGATACCCAGCGGGATCAGGAACTGAAGATCCATCTCGACGAGAGCTTCCCGCGCTCGAGGCCGCCGGTCGGACCGATATCCACCGAGGACAGCGACGGCTCGGCGGGGCGTGAGCGCAGTGACGGCGGCTATCAGCCGGCCGTAGAAGCCGAGCAGGAGCGCGACGGTGCCGCCGGAAACACCCGGTAACGCGTCCGCTGTCCCCATACAAAGCCCGTAGCCGTAGATCCGGAGCAGTTCGAGGCGGTCGAGGGAGAGATCGGTTCGGTCGTATTCCATAGATTCACTCGTGGCGTCCCGGACTCAAGTTCAGTGACGACTTCGCTGGTGGCCACCGATCCGAGCCTGTTCGACCGGGCCGCCGGTTCGTCTGCATACGTAGTCGGTCGCCACCCGCCCGTATAAAAGTGCAACGACACCATCAGCCGCTGTGATGGCTACGAGAAATCGTTTCAGTTGTTCCTCTCGGTAGCGACTCCCACAGACGACGTCGAGTGCCAGAGATCGTGCGCCAAGCAATAGTAGCCACTGCAAGTCAGTGCACACCTGCTCGCCAGACGGTTCGGCGATCAGTGTGTGAATCGTTGCAGTTGTTACTATACCATGTCGAGTCTCGACCACCGGGCGGGAACTTTTTCTCGCTTCGGTTTGATACGCTGCTCACGAAGCTATGGACCTCGAGTCGATCCCGGGCGTAGGCGAAAAGACGGCTCGGGCGCTGGACGCGCTCGAGGAACCCGAGCGCGCGCTACGGAGCGGCGACGTCGCGACAATCGCGACCGCGCCGGGGATCACCCAGGGTCGGGCCGCACGCATCGCGCGCGGCGCGATCCGGCAGGAACACGACGATCCCGGCGGTTTCCTCGCGACCGATCGCGCGCGTGAGGTCTACCGGGACGTTCTCGCCCTGTTACAGGCACGAACCGTCACCGACTACGCCGCCCAGCGACTCGAGACGATCTATCCCAGTCCGCGCTGGTCCCGTATCGAGGAGGTACAGGCGTTTGCAAGCGACGCTATCGAGCGCGACTACGACGACGACGTGCTCGAGGCTCTCGACGGCGTCGAACCGCTCCGACAATCCGGCGATGTTCGGGTCCGCGAGCGCTGTCTGGCGACGACCGACGCCGAGCGTTACTCAGAGGCGCGAGAGGCGATTCCGGAGCTCTCCGTCGAGATCGTCGAGGACGCACAGGGGCTGGCCGAACTCGCGCGGGGCTACTCGACGGTATTCGCGCTCGACGAGTCCTTCGCCGGCGTCACCGTCGAGGGCGACGTACAGGTTCGGCCGGACGCCCTCGAGAATCCCGCGGAGGTCGTCCCCGAGCGGCCGCTGTCCTTCTTCGCGCGCAACCGGGATCGACTGCAGGCCGCCGTCGAGGTCCATCAGGCGGCCGGCCTCGAGCCGGCCTGTGACCTCGAAGCCCTCGAGGACGGCCTAGCGCGACTCGACGAGGACGGCACCGTCGCGGGCGACGACGAACTCGATCGGCTGACGACCGCGGTCGACGACCTCGACACGGCAGCGAGCGCGGCCGAGAGCGTGGCCAACGACCACCTCAGACAGGCGATCCGCGAACAGGACATCACGATCGAGGGGGCCGATCTGCTCTCGCTGGTCGAACGTGGCGCCGGCGTCGACTCGCTGCTCTCGCGGGAGCTGGCGGACGAGTACGCCGCGGCCGTCGAGGCGGCTCGGGACCACCTCGTCGATGCGATCGATCTCGATCAGGGCGAGGCCGAGATCGCCCGTCGGGCGTACAGCGACGAACCGACGTTTCCGGTCGAGCGCGACGAGGCCGTCGTCTCGAGACTTCGCGAGGAGCTGACGGCCGCGAAGGAACGGCGCGCGGGTCGACTCAAGCGCGACCTCGCGGCCGATCTCGCCGACCAGCGCGAGGACGCCCGACAGCTGGTTCGGGACGCCCTCGAACTCGACGTCGAACTGGCGATCGCCCGATTCGCTCGGGAGTTCGAGTGTACGATGCCCGAGTTCGTTTCCGATGACACGCCCCACAGCGATTCCAACGACGCGGTCGGCTTCGCCATCGAGGGCGGCCGCTCGCCGCTGCTCGACGAACCGCTCGAGGCCATCGATCCCGTCGACTACGAGGTGTCGGGCGTGGCACTCCTTTCGGGCGTCAACAGCGGCGGGAAGACGTCGACGCTGGATCTGGTCGCGAGCGTCGTCGTGCTGGCGCACATGGGCCTGCCCGTTCCCGCCGAGCGGGTGCGACTACGGCGGTTCGACGACCTGCACTACCACGCGAAGACCCAGGGAACGCTCGACGCGGGCGCGTTCGAGTCGACAGTGCGAGAGTTCGCCGACCTCGCACAGGGCGGCGAGGGCTCGCTCGTGCTGGTCGACGAACTCGAGAGCATCACCGAACCCGGGGCGTCCGCGAAGATCATCGCGGGCATTCTCGAGGCGCTCTCCGACAACGGCGCGACCGCCGTGTTCGTCTCCCACCTGGCCGGCGAGATCCGCGAGATGGCCGACTTCGCGGTGACGATCGACGGGATCGAAGCCGTAGGACTCGTGGACGGCGAACTCGAAGTGAACCGATCCCCGGTCAAAGACCACCTCGCGCGGTCGACGCCGGAGCTGATCGTCGAGAAGCTGGCGAACGAAGCCGGCGAGCCGGTGGCGGCCAACGGCGGGGAGCCGCCGGCCGGCGAAGCCGAGCCCGTCTTCTACGATCGGCTGCTCGAGAAGTTCGACTGAGTCGGAGGAGCCGGCGAGCGGCGACCGAGGCCGGTCGACGATTGCCGACTCGAGATCCCTTTTGAAACCTGCGCTCGTGGACCGAGCTATGGATCTCGCGATCACGAACACGCTCGCGTTCACGTTGGCGGACGATCGGCTCGGCATCCTCGAGGACGCGACGATCGCCGTCGACAGCGGCGAGATCGCCTTCGTCGGCCCCTCGAGCGAGTTCGACGGTAACGCCGACCGAACGATCGACGGCTCGGGTCGGGTGACGATGCCCGGGCTGGTGAACTGCCACGCACACACCGACCTCACCCTCCTCCGCGGCGGCGCCCAAGACGTCCCCGAAATCGAGTGGATGAACCGCTCTCTCGGGCCGCTCGCGGAAGCGATGACCGCCGAGGACCGGGTTGCCGGCGCTCGTTTGGGGGTCCTCGAGGCCCTCCGATCGGGGGTGACGACCGTCGGCGAGTACGCGACGGATGTCGTCGAACTCGTCGAGAACGTCTACGAGCCGATGGGCGTCCGCGTCGTCGCCGCCGAGACGATCAACGCGGTGGACGACGACGCGACTGATCTCGGCCCCGACGAGCCGTATCCGCTCGAGGAGGAACGGGGGCGGGCCGCGCTCGAGCGAACCGAGGAACTGTTCGACCGGTACGCGGACCACGAGCAGGTTTCGTGTCTGTACGGTCCGCAGGCGCTGGATATGGTTCCACCGGCGCTCCTCGAGGAGATCCGCGACCGGGCCGCGAAACGGGATCGCGGAATCCACATGCACGTCGCACAGGGCGAGCGCGAACGACGCCAGATCGAGGCGCGCTACGGCGCCGGCGAGACGACCGTGAGCGTCCTCGAGGATCTCGGACTCGTTTCCGAGCGGTTGCTGGCAGCCCACCTCCACGGCGCGACGCCCGGCGAGCGCGAGCGACTCGCCGCGGCGGGGGTCAGGATGGTCGCGAACCCGAGTTCGATCGCGGCCATCGACGGCGTCACGCCGCCAATCGTCGAGTACCGCGAACACGACGGCGTCGCCGGTGTCGGCACCGATCAGGCCCCGGGGCCGGGCGGCCACGACTTCCTCCGGGAGCTTCGGACGACGGCGCTGCTCGCGAAGACCGAGCGCGGAGATCCGACGGGGTTTCCGGCCTGGGCAGCCCTTCGCGTCGCGACGATCGAGGGAGCCCGCGCGCTCGGCGTCGACGACCGAGTCGGTTCGCTCGAGGCGGGCAAACGAGCCGATCTCGTCGTCTGCGATCTCGACCACCCCTCGACGGCGCCGACCGTCTCGCGGCCGCTGCACACCGCGGTGCCGAACCTCGTCTACGGCGCGAACGCCGGCATCGTCGAGTCGGTCGTCGTGGACGGCGACCTCGTCCTCGAGGATGGTGAGGTCGTTACTGTCGACGAGGACACGATTCTCGAGGCCGCGAACGACCGCGCGGCAGCCGTCTTCGATCGAGCAGCGGACGCGTGGCGAGACGCCGATTCGGCGCTCGTCGATCGTGTCGAGACAGGCTGGCTCTGAGGGGAACGCACTCGCAGTCGCGGACCGCAAATCGCTCGAGGCGGTCTGTACTATGCAAGTGTAATAGCTACCCACGTCCACGGTTGATGCTATGGTATGCCCTATCAATTCGTCTGTTCGGAGGGGAGCTGTCAGTTCATGATTCGTTCGAGCAGCGGCGACGAGGTAGAACGGCTCGTCCGGGCGCACGTGCGGATGACCCACGGCGGCCGAATCGATTCGGCGGACCTCGAGCGCGGCATGGAACGGATCGAACTGGCCTGAGTCGGATCGATCTGTACGAGGACTGTGGTATCGCCGATCGAAATCGAGGACGACGAGCGAAGCGACGGTGGCCGGATCGAACCGGCCGGAGCGACAGGCTACGAAGTTCGAGTGTACCGGTTTGGTTGTAGACAAGCGTCCTTCGGATTTGTGGCGTGATAGCTCGGAACGAGCGAGTACTCCGGCAGTACGCCACACGCGTCCAGCACACCCTAACGCGGCGCTTTCGGTTCGCTGCGAAGAACTAAGTAGCTACGAGAGCGTGGTGAAAGTGATGGTGGATGACCCCGACGGGGGGATGTTGTCGTGGGACGAGTCCGTGTTCAAGAACGAACACGTCTTCGAAATCGACTACGTTCCCGAGACGTTCAAGCACCGCGAGGGCCAGACCCAGAGCCTGACGTACGCGTTACGTCCGGCAGTGCGAGGGTCGCGACCGCTGAACGTCGTGGTCCGCGGACCGCCCGGAACTGGCAAGACCACGTCCATTCAGAAACTGTTCGACGAGGTCGGCGCTCAGACCAGCGACGTCCGGACGATTCGCGTCAACTGCCAGGTCAACGCGACGCGCTACTCGGTGTTCTCGAGGCTGTTCGAGGGTACCTTCGACTACGAACCGCCCTCCTCGGGAATCTCCTTCAAGAAGCTGTTCGGCCAAATCGCCGAGAAACTCGTCGAGGAGGACAAGGTACTCGTCGTCGCCTTAGACGATATCAACTACCTTTTCTACGAGAACGAGGCCTCGGACACGCTGTACTCGCTGCTCCGTGCTCACGAGGAGTACCCCGGTGCAAAGATCGGCGTCGTCGTCGTCTCTTCCGACCCCGCACTGAACGTCATCGACGAACTCGACTCGAGAGTCCAGAGCGTTTTCCGACCCGAGGACGTCTACTTCCCGGTCTACGACCAGCCCGAGATCGTCGATATCCTCTCCGAACGCGTCACACGCGGCTTCCACGACGGCGTCATCTCGAGAGAGACGCTGGAACACGTCGCCGACCTCACCGCCGATAGCGGCGATCTCCGGGTCGGCATCGACCTGCTCCGACGGGCCGGCCTGAACGCCGAAATGCGCGCCAGTCGCACCGTCGAGATGGAAGACGTCGAGAACGCCTACGAGAAGTCCAAGTATATCAACCTCTCCCGGAGCCTCTCGGGGCTCACCGACACCGAACGGGCCTTGCTCGAGGTGATCGCCCACAACGACGGCGATCAGGCCGGCGACGTCTACGAGGCGTTCCGCGACCGAACCGATCTCGGCTACACGCGCTACTCGGAGATCGTCAACAAACTCGACCAGCTCGGGCTGATCGACGCCGACTACGCGGAGGTCGACGGCCGCGGTCGCTCGCGATCGCTCTCGTTGTCCTACGAGAAAGACGCGGTGCTCGACCGACTCGAGTGAGCCGCCGTTTCTAGACGCCCCAGATGAGAACGATACCGATCGTCGTCACGACCGCCAGCAGGAGCTGTAGCGGTCCGCCGACTTTGACAAAGTCGGTGAATTTGTACCCGCCCGGTCCGTAGACCATCAGATTCGTCTGATAGCCGACCGGCGTCATGAACGAGGTCGCGGAGGCGAACATCACCACCAGGAGAAACGAGAACGGCGTTGCGCCCAGGCTCCCGGCCGCGTCGACCGCCACGGGGAGCATCAACACGACCGTCGCGACGGGGGTGATGACGTTCGCGAGGAGTCCCGTCACGATGGAGAACAGTAACAGGACTGCGACGAGCGGAAGGAATGCGGCGGTCGAAACCAGCGCGGTAGCGATGATCTGGGAGCCGCCGGTCGCTTCGAGGGCGGCACCGAGGGGAATCACCCCCGCGAGCAAGAACACGATGTTCCACGAGACGGCGTCGTACGCGTCGGTGGTCGACAGACACCCGGTGACGATCATGAGGAAGACGCCGGCGAACGCCGCGATGGCGATGGAAACGAGACCGAGCGCGGCGGTGGCGACCACGCCGGCCATGATCCCGAGCGCGAGCGGCGTCTTCGGCGACAACGGCGCGACGTCGTCGGCCCCCTCCTCGAGCAGTCGGTCGACGGCGTCCTCGTCGACGACGACGAGATCGCCGGTTTCGGTCGTGTGTTCGATCGTTCCGGGAACCGTCTGGACCAGGAGAAGGTCGCCGGCCCGAAGTCGGACCTCGCCGAGATCGGTCCGGAGCAACTCGCCCTCGCGACGGATCGCCAGCACGGTCGTCCGGTAGAACTCGCGGAGACGCGTCTCGGAGAGTCTCTTCCCGACGAACGACGACTTCGGTGGAACGATCGCTTTGGCGAGCACTCCCTCACCTCCGGACTCGTCGAACGTCTCCTCGGTGACCGGCTTCCGGGGGAGTTGGTGGACGCCCTGGTTCCCGGCGAAACGGTTGACCGCCTGCAGCGTGCCATGGACCGCGAGCACGTCGCCCTCCCGGATTCGCCGGTCCGTTTCGATCGCGACGAACGCCTCGTCGCTCCGGTGAGGTCGCTCGACGGAAGCGTCGGTTTCGGCTCGCACTTCGACGCTTCCGTCATGAGCGTGTTGCTGGTCGCGCGCCGTTTCACCGAGGGGCGCGGTGTCGTCCCTCGGCACCGCGCCGTCACCGTCGTACTGGAGCACGCGCTCGCCTGCTTCGGGCCCCGCGTCGCGGTCGCCGTTTCGACGGACCTGTAGAATGCGAACGTCCGCTTCGGTTCGCTCCTCGAGTTCGTCGACCCTGAGCCCGACCGGTTCCGAATCCGCACCGACGCGGACGTGAGCGAGGTGGTCCTCGAGGTCGAACTCTTCGACGAGATCCGCGTCGACGGGGATCCGTGCGGGCGTCAGCCACCGGCCGACAGTCATGAGGTAGCCGAGGCCGACGGCCAGAATCACGATGCCGAGGAGGGTGAATTCGAACATGCCGATGGGACCTCGTCCGAGCAGGTCGACGGCGAACTCGCTGGCGAGCAGGTTCGTCGACGTGCCGACGAGCGTCAGGGTGCCGCCGAGAATCGCCGCGTACGAGAGTGGCAACAGCAGCTTCGACGGAGAGACGCCGGTCTTCTCGGCGAGATCCGAGATCATCGGGATGAAAATCGCGACCACCGGCGTGTTGTTGATGAACCCCGCGATCGGCCCCGTCGTCGCGATCGTCGCCGCCAGCGCGCGCGTTTCGTCCCCGTTCGTAAACGCCGCGAGCGAGAGTCCGAGCCGCTGGACGACCCCCGTCCGCTGGATGCCCGCACTGAGCATATACATCGCGACAATCGTGACCGTCGCCGTGTTAGCAAAGCCCGAGATCGCCTCCCGGTGGCCGACGCCGGTCAACGGCTCGAGGACCGCCAGCGCGACGATGATCCCGATTGCCGTCACGTCGTTCGGGATGAGTTCCGACACGAACAGTACGAGCGCGACGGCGATGAGTCCGAATACCACCAGTGCACCTGCGGGGACGTCCGCACCGATCATCGTCCGCGCTCCGGCCGACGTCCGTCAGTCATCGCTCGTGTATGTCTGCTGGCGGTAAATCTATGTTTGGGTGTACAGGTGCTCGATTCGTAGGACTCCCGAGAGCAATGCTCAGATGCTCGCGGTGCCTTCGGTTCCGAGTTCGTCCTCAAATTCGAGGGCGTCGAGGGCTTCTTCGACGAGTCGACGCCGGAGGAAACGTCGCCAGTGAATCCGCTGTTGCAGTAGCATCGAGGAGAGGAACGGGCGTAGCGAACGCGACGGACTCGAGGCGAGACTCGAGCACATCGACGACGAGGACGAACGCAATGATCTGCGAGAGCGGCTCGAGGAACTCGATCTCGAGGCGGCGATTCCGGAGACGGGACCGGGCGCGCGGAGCTGATGCTGCCGCTCCCGTCGATTCAGTTGTGAAAAAGGAGACGAGGGTGTGTAGTCGAACGAGAGCGGGTCACTGATCCCGGATCAGCGCTGGGAACTTCTGAGGATCAGCGGCCCGATCGCGAGCGTCCGCTTCGCGGCGGTCGCGATCCGCAACACGTACGCGGTGAGGAGGAAAAACGGGATGAGCGTAATCGTAAAGCCGACCGCGACGATCCACAGCACGTTCTCGACACCAGCAGTCGTGCCGGGGGCCGTCGACGCGTCGACGAACGTGAACACCGATCCGGCGACCAGCAGCGCTGGCATCGCCACGTAGAGGATGAGCCGCGAAAGATCGATGAGTTCCCACTGGAAGTACAGCGTCTTGACGTGCTCGCGGGCCGGTCCGAACATGACGAGCGCCGTCCGGAGCTCGTCGATAGCGTCCCGGTGGTCGTCGTCCAGTGCGTCTTCGTAGTCGTCCTCTAAGCGCTCGAGTTGAAAGATCTTCCAGGAGTAGTTGTAGTCGAGGGCCGCGTTCAGCACCTCGAAGGTGCCGAACTGCGCGCCGTCGAGCTTTTCGCGAACGGTGTCGGCGTTGCCGGTTAGGCTCTCGGTGAATTCCTCGACCTCGTCGGCCAACTCTTGATCATCGACGCCATCGACCGATGCCTGAAACTGCTCCGCTCGCGAGTCGGTAGCGTTGATGAGATTTCGTAACAGAGCCGAGGGATCCGCCGGCGACGGCTTCCCGACGAGATCAGTGACGTGATCCCGGAAATCCATCGTCTCGCTCATTCGACGGTGTTGCTCCCCGAGGGGGCCGTTCTCCTCGGAGATGATGAGCTGGCTGATCGTGACGACCAGCGTGACGCCGGTGATGAGCGCCCCGATCATCGCCGAGAACAGCGTCTCGATGACGCCGCGCTCCTCGAGCAGTACCGAAAGCGGGGGCTCGAGCTGCGAG
Above is a window of Natronorubrum tibetense GA33 DNA encoding:
- a CDS encoding amidase family protein, whose translation is MPIRPPTKDDLRAFGDSLFLDLTDEELEFFAEMAEHRAEAYETVRSYDPVSRLGGSERRERSAGVRVPDEENPHNAWVNRCYVAGDDGGELDGMDVAIKDNVCVAGVELTCGSQVVEGYVPDVDATIVTRLLEAGADITGKANMDDFAMTTTGHSAFGTITNPHDDDHLAGGSSGGSAVVVATGEADAAIGTDQGGSVRIPAALCGVVGHKPTYGLVPYTGCIGLAHAIDHPGPMASDVETVARILSVIAGSNERDLRAASPVPVEPYHENLDGDASDLSIGLLQEGFDQPDADERVLECVYGGLETLEERGASLEDVSEPMHRDAEDIHTVCTAEGLLDAMIGEGLGHGWKAWYNTSWIEFFGSARRVQADDFPAPLKLSLLVGAYANETYHSRYYADGMNLVVELTERYDALLEERDLLAMPTTVRTAPEHESELDQYDRLQEEKVPANTTAFNRTGHPAISVPVGEVDGLPVGLMLVGSRFDDATVLDAAESLESALAGR
- a CDS encoding type 1 glutamine amidotransferase, which gives rise to MDSPTIVVVRNEVDPDAEYHCDALAGFVSSAAPGTREIDYPAGERPDLERADGVVLTGSTAGVYEVDERPWIADQQRLVRELIDRELPTLGVCFGHQIANAALGGTVEHVGTTARPVDADLADDPLFDDVSSVVPVTHGDVVTEVGDDMAVVASADYYHAFATRHRTAPLWTIQFHPEFTADLRDRLVADFDWADDDHGFEDVNATRVVENFASMVADSSE
- a CDS encoding DUF7344 domain-containing protein, encoding MVNLGTVFDLLEDKRRRYALYYLDQRDGPVAISELVERIDEWEDEPTPTDPSADAFEDIAIELTHTHLPRAAEVDFVQYDREQGTVQIQGAPPKFDTFMNIARLIEEPEE
- a CDS encoding DUF368 domain-containing protein, encoding MEYDRTDLSLDRLELLRIYGYGLCMGTADALPGVSGGTVALLLGFYGRLIAAVTALTPRRAVAVLGGYRSDRRPRAREALVEMDLQFLIPLGIGMVTAVVLIAGAVSSLADSHPVALFGFFTGLIAASAIALGRSLEFASSRHVVTAVAGATLALLVSADIVQLPGGGRTVIFVAGAIAISAMILPGISGSLILILLGQYVFLSSELSAFVGALADLAGGGSLAAVVDPGATVALFVAGGLVGLVTIARVVRAALARQRDLTLVFLVSLIAGSVPAPLHNIGETHAWTTETIALTFGWAALGAIALFALEYLVGGFDPE
- a CDS encoding MutS-related protein; translated protein: MDLESIPGVGEKTARALDALEEPERALRSGDVATIATAPGITQGRAARIARGAIRQEHDDPGGFLATDRAREVYRDVLALLQARTVTDYAAQRLETIYPSPRWSRIEEVQAFASDAIERDYDDDVLEALDGVEPLRQSGDVRVRERCLATTDAERYSEAREAIPELSVEIVEDAQGLAELARGYSTVFALDESFAGVTVEGDVQVRPDALENPAEVVPERPLSFFARNRDRLQAAVEVHQAAGLEPACDLEALEDGLARLDEDGTVAGDDELDRLTTAVDDLDTAASAAESVANDHLRQAIREQDITIEGADLLSLVERGAGVDSLLSRELADEYAAAVEAARDHLVDAIDLDQGEAEIARRAYSDEPTFPVERDEAVVSRLREELTAAKERRAGRLKRDLAADLADQREDARQLVRDALELDVELAIARFAREFECTMPEFVSDDTPHSDSNDAVGFAIEGGRSPLLDEPLEAIDPVDYEVSGVALLSGVNSGGKTSTLDLVASVVVLAHMGLPVPAERVRLRRFDDLHYHAKTQGTLDAGAFESTVREFADLAQGGEGSLVLVDELESITEPGASAKIIAGILEALSDNGATAVFVSHLAGEIREMADFAVTIDGIEAVGLVDGELEVNRSPVKDHLARSTPELIVEKLANEAGEPVAANGGEPPAGEAEPVFYDRLLEKFD